AGCTAAGAGTAAGAGCTGAATAGAATGAGTATATGTCCTTCTacttgacaaacaaacaagcctgtGCTAATGGATTTAAAGATATTCAGATTGCTATTATCTGCTTAAAATCTATCAGCTGAAGATACAACCACACTCACCTCATTTTACAGCTCAGTCTGatctgttttaacacttttattaaaatttctcttACGTTGGCCATAAACGGTTAAAGTGCGAGACGGTTCCCGGATGCTTTCCTTACGACAGAATAGAATGGTGCGAAATTTTCCCCGAAATTTCAGGCTGAAAATGCTGTAAAGTAGTGGATTACAGGCAGATGAAGCGTAGACCATGATATTTACAAATATCAGGTAGGTCCAAGTCTCTTGAAAAGGGGTTTGGGAAAAGGTGTTGTAAAAAAGCAATACTTGATGTGGGGAGAGGCTGATGAAGTACACTGAAACCCCAGCAATCAACATCTTAACAACCCCACGTCTAGCATTCATGGTCACGACTAGATTATCTCTCCTCAGTACTGGTTCTACAGACTGAAACATTTCAGGTCGGAAAAGTCGTCGACCAATTCCAATATACAAGACAATCTGAATTATTAAAGGAACTaagtaaaacactgtaaattcCAGATACTTAAATACCAGAAAGTGAAGTCGGCTTAACTTGACAACACAAGGTTTAAACCCCGGTGCAACGGGCAGCAGAACATGGAAGAACAGATTTGGAGAGGCAAAGATCATGGCCAGTGGCCAGATGACAGTTATTGACAGAATAATTCGTCCGCGACAGCACAAGAGATGGGCTCGTATTGGGTGAATGATTGCCACGTatctgaaaagaagaaaaaaacacagtAATTATTTTCAATCATATTTATGACTCAGTAATATTAGTTACTAACAGAATAATTCGTCCACGAAAGCGCAAGAGACGGACTCGTATTGGGTGAATGATTGCCACAtatgtaaaaagaagaaaaaaaaacacataataattattttcaatcatATTTATGACTCAGTAATATTAGTTACTAACAGAATAATTCGTCCACGAGAGCACAAGAGATGGGCTCGTTTTGGGTGAATGATTATTCCATatctaaaaaggaaaaaaaacaacacataataattattttcaatcacGTCTATGATCCATTAATATTAGTTTTGCCGAACacgatagtaaattaattttctaatatttatttaggaCTTCATCGTATATTTTATAGCtgaacatattttgataaaatagcaAGGGACCTTTCTTATGAAAACATGTATTAATGTGTATTATGTAAGATTCTATTCATGTTTCTTATTCTGAGGCGTTCATAGAATTCGACGAATTCTTAAGACACATCAAAGGTGAAGATGCCGTTCAAATCAggcaaaatttttaaaattcagaagTGTTGcagaaatcattaaaatataaaattaattcacaAGCCATTGACATTATCGTcataacagatatatttaaaaagaaacgaAAACACTTTTACTGTGCTCCACCGAGTACTAAAGGTCAGATGATCGCAAAGTAAAATGTATGTAATGAAAAAAcgttatgttttaaacaattcattgaaaaagaataaatatatttctagttaattttccttctttttattataaattttctattctttcttaagtaaataaatgtaaaaacgtaAATAAAGCTTAAATCTTCAAGGGAGTCCTTTAATTATAATATCTGGGAACGTAATAACTGAGATAAGCAAGTAAAAGTGTTACAAGTTATATTATCATCTGACATGACAGTTTTAGGCTTGacgtactgtttttttttctttattgttttaacttctttagttaggcccggtatggccaggtggttaagccactcgactcgtaatttgaggatctcGTGTTCGAACccctatcacactaaacatgctccctttcagccgtgggaaggcgttataatgtgatggtcaatcacactatttgtctgtgaaagagtagcctaagagttggctttgggtggtgatgactagctgccttcctctagtcatacactgctaagttagggatggctagcgcaaatagtcctcgtgtagatttgcacgaaattgaaaacaaacaaataattctttgGAAAGTATTCTGtcgatttatgttttattacataattcttaatttcaaatttctgctttgacaaaaaagtaaataatccAACAGGCAAAATGGAATATGGGAGCGAAACCCACATAAAGAGCAAAATACTTCTACGAGGAATAAGTTCTTAACCTAATTCCATGATAAAAACAAGCTctatattacatacatgtattattACTGGTTTGCTATTCTAAATCATGTTGATTTTTTTCTGATGGGTCTTAGCTTACGTTGATTACTcatgtgctatatatatatattcagtattaTATAAGTTGAGATCAGATTATGAATACGTGTGGGTACAATAACAgaactaacaaaatataaaaatgtgaaatgtcatatgatttaagtttgtttgtgaCGAGACAATTTCATATCTTATACTTATAAAGATATACAGTAATATGCAGAATGTATACTGAAAGATAAAAGGCGATTATACACATAACAAAATGAGACAGTAGTATTGgcttggtttgtttcgaatttcgtacaAGGTTACAGAATGGCTATCTGCATCAGTTATCTCGGTAGTAGCCTTATAATATATAGAAACGTTTCACTAACCATTGGAAATAAATAAAGACCTTTCACATTCTAGATACAtgtattttttcaaatttctGGACAATTTCAGATCATAAAATTTAAGCGAATGTGTAGTTTCATGCAAATTTAATATTACAGAGGGAATACATTTGTAAATTTCCTTAAAACCGAACAATAaatggaccggcatggccaggtgggttaaggtgttcaactcgtaatctgagggtcgcgggttcgaattcccgtcgcaccaaacatgctcgctctttcagccgtgggtgtgtcataaagttacggtcaatcccactattcgttggtaaaagagaagcccaaaagttggcggtgagcggtgataacttgctgccttccctctagtcttacactgctatatcagggacggctaacgcagatagccgttgtgtagctttgtacgaaattcaaaccaaaaccgaacaataaataaaactactttttagtTAATTACATTTGCAAAATTTCTGATTTTATAAATTTCGAATCAAGTATGACTTAAATGTTTGAGAAAACTGCAATTTTTAGTgatgtttaagaaatattttgtttgcttgtgtgtaattaaacacaaagctgcccaatgaactatctatgctctgcccaccacatgcaTTGAAACCGGGATTGTAAcattggaagtccgcagacataccgctgtgccattgggccATTTATGGaataaaaggaaaaagaaaaaaagaagatcTTTACTCTccaggtaataataaaaaacgtttttatttcagCTAATTTTTACTCTTGCGGCTTTGTCACAGCTGGTATTGTAAATAGCcgtaaatatgttgtttttttatgatagcTAGAAAAGAAATTGTCCAACAGGAATGTTACCAATTAGTATCCCACTATTATCTCTCTGTGAAAAAGCCCGCAGACGACTTTTCTGGTACTTGATCTAGTCTATGGTTACTGAAAAGTAACCCTATTTCCAGAACCAGCTCTAACAAAATACGCATTTCTAATTCTACTACGATGAAGACCagtatattgtttgataaataaaatattttttttgcctACTTCCCTTACTTTctacattttttcttatttttgtatagattttttctttttaatcccTAACAAATAATGTTCGAGTTGTCAtctgtctcttgttctttttccGAGTACAATtagattttattagttttaggaaaaagtttgtttgtttttgaatttcgcacaaagctactcgagagctatgtGTTaaccatccctagtttagcagtgtaagactagagggaaggcaactaatcatcaccacccaccgccaacttttgggctactcttttacctacgaatagtgggattgaccgtcacattataacgcccccacggctgaaaggacgagcgtgtttagtgcgaccgggatgcgaacccgcaaccctcagattacgagtcgcacgccttaacacgcttggccatgccaggccgtatttataacatttattgatCAGTTAAAAAATGTCAGTCATGTTTCTCAGAAGTCTAttaggaaaaagaaaaacaaagttcatGTAAGATTCATTCATACAAACATGCCTAAAAGAGCGTAAAAGGAAATGccattttcatttaaaagtaaaatgtttccaTGTATATGTGAAAAGAAATAAAGCCCTATCTTTTTTTTACATCTCTTAAAactgtaacaaacaaaatatgaaattctaaAAGGAAGGAAAAAACTGCCAAACATGAATAATTAGACGCAATTAAAAGATTTACAACTTATTTTCTggcaatatttatttgttttaactttatttaataacaataacaataaaagatttaGAATGTCCCGAGAAAcaataattcataaaaatatgatcCTGTCAACGAACTGTTTTTACTTCTTCATATGTTATAATCCAATGAGCTGATTTAACTACAATAgggtttctgtatttttttcacATGTTTTAAGACAACCAAGAAGATATGACCAAcaatacacaaattattaaagaaccttaatttattataataacccATAACTAATTACATCTTACTTAAATACAGCTGAAAAGTTTCAGCCttccaaaagtaaaaaaaacctgagaacaaaatatttgtatattttttaatttcgcacaaagctactccagggctgtctgtgctagccgtccctaatttagcagtgtaagactagagggaaggcagctagtcatcaccacccaccgtcaactacttcggttactctcttaccaagaaatagtgggactgaccgtcacattataacgcccctacggctgaaagggcgagcatatttggcgcgacgaggatgcgaactcgcgaccgtcagattacgaggcgcataccttaacacgcttggccattccggccCCTGAacacaaagtgaaaaaaaacaacaacaaaaccttttcCACATACACATTTCTTCAGATTGCAAGCGTTCTCCAAATTGTCACATTAAATTCAGCTTTTAATACCTTTTGGTAGAAAAATATAGATGTATAAAAACCTAGTATTAAATCCAAATAAAGATAACAGATTCAGGTTTTGTATGATTTAGAATCAGGTTTCGTACATTATCCTTATCTATACATTACTATCTCACACTATACAACTGAGCTAGTCCGGGTTGTCATGGTGCTTAACTCACAGAGGGATTGAAACCAGACTCTGAAATAttttcagatgtgggggcgttatatggtAATGATTAATTCCACTATGCTTTGGTAAATAGTAGTCCAATAAATGGAGATGGACAATGTTAGCGCTGATGGCCCacattgcgcaaaattcagaaaacaaacagatggtgttaattagctgccttttctctggtctaCCACTTCAGAATTAAGAACAGTTATTGCAGATAGCTCCAAgtaactttgagcaaaattcaacaaacataaataaaacaagtttattgaGTAACTTAGTACTATTTACATTGATATATTCAGGTGTGACGAGTCAGAATTAAAACTTTTCTGACAGAGTTTCTTGAATCAAAACTACCAGCTCTCTGAAGCAGATTGTTAAAAGGTTTATTAGCGTAACTTCCAACTCACTGGCATATTGCTAAAATGTTATCAGTGTAAGTTACGAAATCTTTGAAATATCTTAAAACGTTACCTGTGTAAACAATGAACTCTACCATACGGTTAGAATGTTATCAATGTAAACTACGGAATCTATCAAATATATTCTTTGAACGTTGCCTGTGTAAACAATGAACTCTACCATACGGTTAGAATGTTATCAATGTAAACTACGGAATCTATCAATTATATTCTTTGAACGTTGCCTGTGTAAACAATGAATTTTCTAccatattgttaaaatgttatcaGTGTAAGCTACCAAACATATTcaatagattattaaaatatttcttatgtaaACTACTAACCCTCTGAAGCATGTTGTGAAAATGTTAACTCTCAGAAAcagattgttaaaatattttcactgcaAACTACCAACTCTCTGAAgcagatttttaaaatgttattaatgttagttactagttcacTGCAACAGATAATTAAAAGTGTGACAAATGTTGAAACAGGTTATTACAATTTGGGTGTATAAACTGAAATAGACTATGTCAAAAGGTGCTGAAATCAGACACTATAATTCACATTTGATCTTTTTTATGCAGTTTAAAAGTTGGATTATGTTTAGCTCTTGTTACAAACTTTTCTAAAATTAGTAACAGAAATACTTATAATGTAAATTGTGTGAAACACTCATTTTACTTATACTAGCTAGATCttgtaataaactatttaaaatatgagTCGTTAGAGTTAtttttcttcagatatttgtttGCAGTAATCATGAAATGTTGCTATGGTAACAAATGACTTATCTTGAATGTTACTTTTGCTGTTGCTGTCTGGGAGCAGTTtgggttaaaaataatttataagcagAGACTGAGGGTGATTTCTTGACAAAGTCTTGTAATGGATTTACCtacgtacatttattttaacacatacgcttgtttctgtttgatgtatgtgacgtatattgtttcATGTCTATTACGCAAGTCCtatctgttctctaaatttgtaaaagattcttgagagtaacaatcaacaatatttgttttacgaaaactcTACCTTGTTTTCGAACATTATTGTAAGTTTGATATTCTCTCGTGATTGGTATCTAAAACGGACGAACCGAAagatagttattattattacttagcTACAGCCagtcttggaagctataattgtgattaacgcttattattGGAGAACTCCAGAtattgaccaagaacgtttatagctttcgaacattataaaccatttattTTTAGTAGATTACCATCAtatgttagtatttttacaaagacattatataaTTCAACTGTGAAAAACTCACATGTGATCAGCGAAGAACCAACTACCTCCCCGATAAGTtaattgtacctatatcaacttagaattaatttggtCATCGTGAACCACCGCTAAAATATCCTGttttagaccagatagaagactagatattgtttgtaagtttgtaaaaaaattgtgtataaatACTTAATTGTATTAGCTACTTGTAATAActgtcatacaaaacatgctcgcctttttagccgtgggagcattataatttggcggtcaatcccactatttctcggtaaaagagtaacccaagagttggcggtgggtggtgatgactactgccttccttctagtcttacactgctaaatgagggacgactagcgcagatagccctcgtgtagctttgagcgaaattcaaaaagcaaaacaaatattatata
Above is a genomic segment from Tachypleus tridentatus isolate NWPU-2018 chromosome 11, ASM421037v1, whole genome shotgun sequence containing:
- the LOC143231343 gene encoding neuropeptide receptor 15-like → MGFEDSKFEELLPYDLNMTIENETSMAVNITLGDDDDEHLPASKVTIISLSVLFFVIGSVGLVGNFLVIYMILSDTRMRSSMTNLFIMNLAISDFIIMIVCVPDIIQFMENNGWQLGLTSCKVIRFSEVSALYASVMTLVSVCIERYVAIIHPIRAHLLCCRGRIILSITVIWPLAMIFASPNLFFHVLLPVAPGFKPCVVKLSRLHFLVFKYLEFTVFYLVPLIIQIVLYIGIGRRLFRPEMFQSVEPVLRRDNLVVTMNARRGVVKMLIAGVSVYFISLSPHQVLLFYNTFSQTPFQETWTYLIFVNIMVYASSACNPLLYSIFSLKFRGKFRTILFCRKESIREPSRTLTVYGQRKRNFNKSVKTDQTEL